A region from the Paludicola sp. MB14-C6 genome encodes:
- a CDS encoding sodium ion-translocating decarboxylase subunit beta has product MFAQKPEIVIARIVLILLGILLVYLGAKQTLEPLIMIPMGLGMSAVNAGSLFLSATKIGNLFIDPMVSKTDDLMNIMQIDWLQPIYTFTFSNGLIACLVFMGIGVLTDIGFVLAHPFISMIIAMFAEFGTVATFPIAKLMGFSNGESAAISLIGGADGPMVLFGALTLAKDLFVPITIVAYLYLSLTYGGYPYLIRLMVPKKIRATVITETKKPAHNITSKEKLIFAVVANTVLCLLFPVAAPLFLSFFIGIAIRESGLDKYAKLVENVFLYGATFFLGLMLGVLCDATTILDPRIFKLLVLGMLALLLSGIGGIAGGYIVYLFKKKNFNPVIGIAGVSCVPTTAKVAQKEVTKANKYSFVMQYALGANVCGVITTAILTGLYVTFLR; this is encoded by the coding sequence ATGTTTGCACAAAAACCTGAAATTGTTATTGCAAGAATTGTGTTGATACTATTGGGTATTTTATTAGTTTATTTAGGCGCAAAGCAAACTTTGGAGCCTCTTATTATGATTCCTATGGGATTAGGAATGTCTGCGGTAAATGCAGGCTCATTATTTTTATCAGCAACCAAAATAGGTAACTTATTTATTGATCCAATGGTTTCAAAAACAGATGATTTAATGAATATTATGCAAATTGACTGGTTACAACCAATCTATACCTTTACTTTTAGTAATGGATTAATAGCATGTTTGGTATTTATGGGTATTGGTGTTTTAACCGATATTGGCTTTGTATTGGCTCATCCATTCATTAGTATGATTATTGCTATGTTTGCTGAATTTGGTACCGTTGCAACATTCCCAATTGCTAAGTTAATGGGATTTTCAAACGGCGAATCAGCAGCTATTTCTCTAATCGGTGGCGCAGATGGCCCTATGGTATTGTTTGGAGCGCTTACATTAGCAAAAGATTTGTTTGTTCCAATTACCATTGTTGCTTACTTATATTTAAGCTTAACCTATGGTGGCTATCCATACTTAATTCGATTAATGGTTCCGAAAAAGATTCGTGCTACTGTAATAACAGAAACCAAAAAGCCGGCACATAATATTACTTCAAAAGAGAAGTTGATTTTTGCGGTTGTAGCAAATACAGTTTTATGTTTGTTATTCCCAGTAGCTGCTCCATTGTTCTTAAGTTTCTTTATTGGAATAGCGATTCGTGAATCCGGATTAGATAAATATGCAAAGCTTGTTGAAAATGTATTTTTATATGGTGCAACGTTCTTCTTAGGATTGATGCTTGGTGTATTATGTGATGCAACAACAATTCTTGATCCAAGAATATTCAAATTACTTGTTTTAGGTATGCTTGCATTACTGCTATCAGGTATCGGCGGTATCGCTGGTGGATACATAGTATATCTATTTAAAAAGAAAAACTTCAACCCGGTTATTGGTATTGCAGGCGTATCTTGTGTTCCAACTACCGCTAAAGTAGCTCAAAAAGAAGTAACGAAAGCAAATAAATATTCATTTGTTATGCAATATGCATTAGGTGCAAATGTTTGCGGCGTTATTACAACCGCAATACTGACAGGCTTATATGTTACATTCTTACGATAA
- a CDS encoding YdcF family protein produces the protein MIKVNVNEVAESINTIAKFCGLRDIDVLSQSNLQSKYGFQRADVLILFGGSIPYGCDIAAQAILNGVANHFMIVGGVGHTTESLRQKLKQSYPQIETDGRTESEIMAEYIKIRYKIEPDWLECESTNCGNNVTNALAILKQNHIPHDSIIVIQDSTMQRRMVAGFKKHCNSKIISYAAYTNPVVVNSNCLAFEHDDIWGMWDIEHYITLLMGEIPRLTDNADGYGPNGKQFIAHVDIPQEVCKAFDALQTQYVDSIRIANPKYATNSSAVDSKEISNRDDLENQLLIHKAIEFATLAHDGQKRKGSNVPYIVHPFEVAQILTLQGASEQVIVAGLLHDTIEDTHVTIEEIQTLFGKEIAHLVAGNSENKTLPWEERKQHTINYMKENATFEEMMICCADKLSNLRSLKSDYMILGEGLWKRFHRGKEHQKWYYDSLLNALSSLCDYSMYEEYITIFHNVFDE, from the coding sequence ATGATTAAAGTGAATGTGAATGAAGTTGCTGAAAGTATAAACACGATTGCTAAGTTTTGTGGGTTGCGTGATATTGATGTTCTTAGTCAAAGTAATCTACAGAGTAAATACGGCTTTCAACGTGCAGATGTTCTGATTTTATTTGGTGGAAGCATACCATATGGTTGTGATATTGCTGCGCAAGCTATTTTGAACGGTGTTGCAAATCACTTTATGATTGTAGGGGGTGTAGGTCACACCACAGAAAGTTTACGTCAAAAGCTGAAGCAATCCTATCCTCAAATTGAAACAGATGGACGAACAGAATCTGAAATTATGGCTGAATACATAAAAATAAGATATAAAATAGAGCCTGATTGGTTGGAATGTGAATCCACTAACTGTGGGAATAACGTTACAAATGCGTTAGCCATTTTAAAGCAAAATCATATTCCACATGACAGCATAATTGTGATTCAGGATTCTACGATGCAGCGTCGCATGGTGGCTGGGTTTAAAAAACATTGCAATTCTAAAATAATCAGTTATGCAGCTTATACAAATCCTGTAGTTGTAAATAGTAATTGCCTTGCATTCGAACATGATGATATTTGGGGAATGTGGGATATAGAGCATTATATTACATTGTTAATGGGTGAGATCCCTCGTTTGACTGATAATGCGGATGGGTATGGACCAAATGGAAAACAATTTATAGCACATGTTGACATTCCTCAAGAAGTTTGCAAGGCATTTGATGCTTTGCAAACTCAATATGTGGACTCTATTCGAATTGCAAATCCAAAATATGCTACGAATTCTTCGGCAGTTGATTCCAAAGAAATATCAAATAGAGATGATTTGGAAAATCAATTACTTATACATAAAGCCATTGAATTTGCAACATTGGCACATGACGGACAAAAGAGAAAGGGTAGTAATGTGCCTTATATCGTACACCCATTTGAAGTAGCACAGATATTAACTTTGCAAGGTGCTTCAGAACAGGTAATTGTCGCAGGGTTGCTGCATGATACCATTGAAGATACGCATGTAACAATAGAAGAAATACAAACTCTATTTGGTAAAGAAATTGCACATCTTGTAGCTGGAAATTCTGAAAATAAAACACTACCTTGGGAAGAACGAAAACAACATACCATTAACTATATGAAAGAAAACGCAACTTTTGAGGAAATGATGATTTGTTGTGCAGATAAATTATCAAATCTAAGAAGCTTAAAATCAGATTACATGATTTTAGGAGAGGGCTTATGGAAACGCTTTCACAGAGGAAAAGAACATCAAAAGTGGTATTATGACAGCTTGCTAAATGCGCTAAGTTCATTATGTGATTATTCTATGTATGAAGAGTATATTACGATTTTTCATAATGTTTTTGATGAATAG
- a CDS encoding LysR family transcriptional regulator: MSETMDLHYLEIFNTVAQQQSFTKASEILHISQPALSIQMKKLEEQIELKLFNKIGNKIYLSENGTMLYDYTQKIFAIIEEVENNISNKKEYVGGTLNLGGSNTPGTYILPSIIGEFKKIYPNVNINLHIGNTSEIGHLINNGTLDIAVNGGNSLYNNHIFVDKLMDDKLIIAASPNNPFAKKDKITLTDLKKMSFIVHKTDSQLYAYYEKFIDDIHISENISMYLGSIDAIKRAVIANLGVSLMPLAAVQLELEIGLLTKLPFEYQNEFYPYSLIYNKNKYLSTTATKFIEVLKDNITTYYETLKPSSK; encoded by the coding sequence ATGAGTGAAACTATGGATTTGCATTATTTGGAAATATTCAATACCGTTGCCCAGCAACAAAGCTTTACAAAAGCTTCTGAAATTCTACACATAAGCCAACCTGCTCTTTCTATCCAAATGAAAAAACTTGAAGAACAAATTGAGCTTAAACTGTTTAATAAAATTGGAAACAAAATCTATTTAAGTGAAAACGGCACAATGCTTTATGATTATACACAAAAGATATTTGCCATTATTGAAGAAGTAGAAAACAATATTTCCAACAAAAAAGAATATGTTGGCGGAACTCTCAATCTTGGTGGAAGCAATACTCCCGGAACTTATATTTTGCCCTCTATTATTGGTGAGTTCAAAAAAATATACCCAAATGTAAATATAAACTTACATATTGGAAACACATCCGAAATAGGACATCTCATTAACAATGGAACTCTTGATATCGCTGTGAATGGTGGAAACAGTCTATACAACAATCATATTTTTGTAGACAAGTTAATGGATGATAAGCTAATTATTGCAGCTTCACCAAATAACCCATTCGCAAAAAAAGATAAAATTACTTTAACTGATCTTAAAAAAATGAGCTTTATTGTACATAAAACAGATTCTCAACTTTATGCTTATTACGAAAAATTCATTGATGATATACATATATCCGAAAATATCAGTATGTATCTTGGCAGTATTGATGCGATTAAGCGTGCAGTTATTGCTAATCTAGGCGTTTCATTAATGCCGCTTGCAGCTGTTCAATTAGAATTAGAGATTGGGTTATTAACAAAACTTCCATTCGAATATCAAAATGAATTCTATCCATACAGCTTAATTTATAATAAAAACAAATACTTATCTACAACCGCAACAAAATTTATTGAAGTACTGAAAGATAACATTACAACCTATTATGAAACACTAAAGCCATCCTCTAAATAG
- a CDS encoding glycoside hydrolase family 113, with product MGIILDANKMPMLCGISFGYDLKRDDYLTDAPLHSLEAMVSETNANTVIFAFHAMQDDAQSTQIDYQGEETPTKEGLKRVVDKARELGLYVILKPMLDCRNGTWRAHINFFDHDVPCEPKWSEWFTSYTEYQVHFAKIAQELNVDMVCIACEMVQTQRREQDWRNCINEIRKYYDGPLTWNCDKYQEEHVPFWDALDVISASGYYPIDNWDMQLSRIEQVVQKYQKPFFFIECGCMTCKSSPMVPNNWMRFENELKQAAKEANIEYDRNAFQINNLSDSVHKDILKSVVDFDSQSSFYETVLSTCEKYSFVRGFGLWDWEGKLQFDENTVKYDGGYGIHLKQSANVVNRYYTKWRKMY from the coding sequence ATGGGTATAATACTAGATGCTAATAAGATGCCGATGTTGTGCGGAATTAGCTTTGGTTACGATTTGAAACGTGATGACTATTTAACCGATGCTCCATTACACTCGCTGGAGGCTATGGTAAGTGAAACAAATGCAAATACAGTTATCTTTGCATTTCATGCCATGCAAGATGATGCGCAATCCACTCAAATTGACTATCAGGGGGAGGAAACGCCAACAAAAGAGGGGCTAAAGCGTGTAGTTGATAAAGCCAGAGAACTTGGCCTTTATGTAATTCTAAAGCCAATGCTTGATTGCAGAAACGGAACTTGGAGAGCACACATTAACTTTTTTGATCATGATGTTCCTTGTGAACCAAAATGGAGTGAATGGTTTACATCTTATACTGAATATCAAGTACATTTTGCGAAAATTGCCCAAGAGCTTAATGTTGACATGGTTTGCATTGCATGCGAAATGGTGCAAACGCAGAGAAGAGAGCAAGATTGGCGGAATTGTATCAACGAAATACGTAAATACTATGATGGCCCGTTAACATGGAATTGCGATAAATATCAAGAAGAACATGTTCCATTTTGGGATGCTTTAGATGTCATTTCAGCAAGTGGATACTATCCAATTGATAATTGGGATATGCAGTTATCTCGCATTGAGCAAGTAGTTCAAAAGTATCAAAAGCCGTTTTTCTTTATAGAGTGTGGCTGTATGACTTGCAAATCATCGCCAATGGTACCAAACAACTGGATGCGGTTTGAAAACGAATTGAAACAAGCAGCAAAAGAAGCAAATATTGAATATGATAGAAATGCATTTCAAATTAACAATTTATCAGATTCTGTACATAAAGATATTTTAAAATCTGTTGTAGACTTTGATTCTCAGTCCAGTTTCTATGAAACTGTATTATCAACTTGTGAAAAGTATTCCTTTGTAAGAGGCTTTGGTCTATGGGATTGGGAAGGAAAATTGCAATTTGATGAGAATACAGTGAAATATGATGGAGGATATGGCATACATCTAAAGCAATCAGCCAATGTCGTAAATAGGTATTACACCAAATGGCGAAAAATGTACTAA
- the abc-f gene encoding ribosomal protection-like ABC-F family protein, which yields MSLINISDLTFAYDGSYDNIFENVSFQIDTDWKLGFSGRNGRGKTTFLNLLLGKYEYSGTIATNMQFEYFPYEIEDYSKLTIDVIHSIHFDFQEWELIRELSLLDVSEDVLDRPFSTLSNGEQTKVLLATLFLKENSYLLIDEPTNHLDSKARRIVSDYLKAKHGYILVSHDRKFLDHCVDHILSINKTNIEIQKGNFSSWWENKQMQDNYEMEENEKLQKDIKRLTKAAKRTSDWSNQVEARKIGFDPTKTEKSLTRRAVEGAKSKKMMKRSKAIEFRQCQAIEEKSKLLKNIENAEQLKISPLSFYTKTLVNLEDVSIFYGEKQACSNVSFTIEQGDRIALCGKNGTGKSSIIKLICGEQLTYTGKLEKSSRLVISYVSQDTSYLKGNLSEFAVLHNIDESLFKTILRKLDFTRTMFDKNMESFSGGQKKKVLIAKSLCEKAHLYIWDEPLNFIDVLSRMQIEELLLQYQPTILFVEHDTSFCETITTKRINL from the coding sequence ATGTCACTTATTAATATTTCAGATTTAACATTTGCTTACGATGGAAGCTATGATAACATCTTTGAAAATGTATCGTTTCAAATAGATACTGATTGGAAACTAGGCTTTTCAGGCAGAAACGGTAGAGGAAAAACAACTTTCTTAAACTTGCTATTGGGTAAGTATGAGTATAGCGGAACAATTGCAACCAATATGCAATTTGAGTATTTTCCATACGAAATAGAGGATTATTCAAAGTTAACGATTGATGTTATTCATTCTATCCACTTTGATTTTCAAGAATGGGAGCTTATTCGGGAGTTATCGTTACTGGATGTATCGGAAGACGTTTTAGATCGCCCTTTTTCTACGCTTAGCAACGGTGAACAAACAAAGGTATTATTAGCAACATTATTCTTAAAAGAAAATAGTTATTTGCTCATTGATGAGCCAACTAACCATCTGGATAGTAAGGCAAGACGAATTGTGAGTGATTATTTAAAGGCTAAACATGGTTATATTTTAGTTTCTCATGACCGTAAGTTTTTAGATCATTGCGTAGATCATATTTTATCAATTAACAAAACTAACATTGAAATTCAAAAAGGTAACTTTTCTTCTTGGTGGGAGAATAAACAAATGCAGGATAACTATGAAATGGAAGAGAATGAAAAGCTGCAAAAGGATATCAAACGCTTAACCAAAGCAGCAAAACGTACATCTGACTGGTCAAATCAAGTGGAAGCAAGGAAAATAGGGTTTGACCCTACAAAAACTGAGAAAAGTTTAACTCGAAGAGCTGTTGAAGGTGCAAAATCAAAAAAAATGATGAAACGTTCGAAAGCAATTGAATTTCGCCAATGTCAAGCAATTGAAGAAAAATCGAAATTGCTTAAAAATATAGAAAATGCGGAACAGCTTAAGATATCTCCACTTTCATTTTACACTAAAACTTTGGTTAATCTTGAAGATGTATCTATTTTTTATGGAGAAAAACAAGCCTGTTCCAACGTTAGCTTTACAATAGAGCAAGGCGATCGTATTGCGCTTTGTGGGAAAAACGGTACAGGAAAATCCAGTATTATAAAGTTAATTTGTGGAGAACAACTCACCTATACCGGAAAGCTTGAGAAAAGTAGCCGACTTGTTATTTCGTATGTTTCCCAGGACACTTCTTATTTGAAAGGGAATTTGTCCGAGTTTGCAGTTTTACACAATATTGACGAGAGTTTGTTTAAAACAATATTGAGAAAATTAGATTTTACAAGAACAATGTTTGATAAAAATATGGAATCATTCAGTGGAGGACAAAAGAAAAAGGTACTCATAGCAAAAAGTCTATGTGAAAAGGCACATCTTTATATCTGGGATGAACCATTGAATTTTATTGATGTTTTATCCCGTATGCAAATTGAAGAGTTATTATTGCAATATCAGCCAACTATTCTTTTTGTGGAGCATGATACTTCATTTTGTGAAACAATCACAACTAAACGAATCAATTTGTAA
- a CDS encoding threonine aldolase family protein, which translates to MIRFECDYAEGAHERIIKRLVETNLEQTPGYGKDEYCEKARKVILDLCKNESAEVHFLVGGTQTNATVISATLRPHQGVISADTGHINGHESGAIEATGHKVLAIDNVDGKISAEQVERVYQQHWNDSAHEHLVQPGMVYISHPTETGMLYSKQELEALSKVCRKYSLPLFLDGARLGYALASEKSDVTLSDLANLCDVFYIGGTKVGALFGEAVVITHPMIKKDFRYFIKQKGGMLAKGRLLGIQFETLFEDGLYLSIAKHAVDLALEIKKAFQEKGCTFLYDSNTNQQFPILNNNIIVKLSAKYSFQEWEKIDNHYTAVRFCTSWATKEEDVKMLTQDIINL; encoded by the coding sequence ATGATTCGATTTGAATGTGATTATGCGGAAGGTGCACATGAACGCATTATAAAAAGACTAGTGGAAACCAATTTAGAGCAAACACCGGGCTATGGAAAAGATGAGTATTGCGAAAAAGCAAGAAAGGTAATTCTTGATTTATGTAAGAATGAAAGTGCTGAGGTCCATTTTTTAGTTGGCGGAACACAGACGAATGCAACGGTGATTTCGGCAACTCTTCGCCCACATCAAGGCGTTATTTCTGCAGATACAGGACATATTAACGGACATGAATCTGGTGCGATTGAGGCAACCGGTCATAAAGTACTTGCAATTGACAATGTTGACGGCAAGATTTCCGCAGAGCAAGTAGAGAGAGTTTATCAACAACATTGGAATGACTCCGCTCATGAACATCTTGTGCAACCCGGAATGGTATATATTTCTCATCCAACTGAAACAGGAATGCTATATTCAAAACAAGAATTAGAAGCATTAAGTAAAGTATGCAGAAAATATAGCTTGCCATTATTTTTAGATGGCGCACGTTTAGGATATGCGTTAGCATCTGAAAAGAGCGATGTTACGCTTTCTGATTTGGCAAATTTATGTGATGTATTTTATATTGGCGGAACAAAAGTAGGCGCTTTGTTTGGTGAAGCGGTAGTAATAACTCACCCAATGATAAAAAAGGATTTCCGTTATTTTATAAAGCAAAAAGGCGGGATGTTGGCGAAAGGAAGATTATTAGGTATTCAGTTTGAAACATTATTTGAAGATGGATTATATCTAAGTATTGCAAAACATGCAGTGGATTTGGCTTTGGAAATCAAAAAGGCATTTCAAGAAAAAGGCTGTACGTTTTTGTATGATTCCAATACCAACCAACAGTTTCCTATTTTAAATAATAACATTATAGTAAAGTTATCAGCAAAATACTCATTTCAAGAATGGGAAAAAATCGATAATCATTATACTGCAGTACGTTTTTGCACAAGTTGGGCAACAAAAGAGGAAGATGTAAAAATGCTAACTCAAGATATTATCAATTTGTAG